One stretch of Paenibacillus sp. FSL R5-0341 DNA includes these proteins:
- a CDS encoding bifunctional (p)ppGpp synthetase/guanosine-3',5'-bis(diphosphate) 3'-pyrophosphohydrolase, giving the protein MGIEQLLEKAGAYIKEPDLVRIREAYEFADQAHHGQTRKSGEPYILHPLAVADIVVNMQMDTISIIAALLHDVVEDTTVSLEEIRNHFGNTCAMLVDGLTKLERIQFRSKEEQQNENYRKMFIAMAQDIRVIVIKLADRLHNMRTLKFQSEESQRRISYETLEIFCPIANRLGISAIKWEMEDIALRYLNPQQYYRIANLMHKKRAEREQYIDTVMDGITNKLDEMGIQADLSGRPKHIYSVFKKMTTKNKQFNEIYDLLAIRIIVDNIKDCYATLGIIHTLWKPMPGRFKDYIAMPKANMYQSLHTTVVGPNGEPTEVQIRTWDMHRTAEFGIAAHWAYKEGAANGNHFEDKITFFREILELQNEAQDASEFVESLKMDFFSDLVFVFTPKGEVIELPIGSVPLDFAYRIHTEVGNRTIGAKVNGRIVPLDYHLKTGDIIEILTSKHSYGPSQDWIKIAKSSHARAKIKQWFKKERREENVEKGRDSCERELKRMGLDPSAWMTDDKLMEAAKKYAFNDIDDMLAAVGFGGITAAQIVTKATEKLRKEQEESSLLELNSEMRELKPAPERRNRPTNGIRVKGIDNLLVRFARCCNPVPGDDIIGYVTRGRGVSVHRSDCPNIPTSADGEEAARVIEVEWEENIEASYSVDIEITGHDRNGLLNEVLQAVSESKTNISAVTGRTDKNKLALVHVTILIRNTDHLQSVVERIKRVKDVYSVHRIMQ; this is encoded by the coding sequence ATGGGCATAGAGCAATTACTCGAGAAGGCCGGGGCATATATCAAAGAACCCGATCTGGTGCGCATACGAGAAGCTTACGAATTTGCTGATCAGGCCCACCATGGACAGACGCGAAAATCGGGAGAACCGTATATTCTGCATCCGCTTGCGGTTGCCGACATTGTTGTGAACATGCAGATGGACACCATCTCCATAATAGCAGCGCTTCTTCATGATGTAGTAGAGGATACTACGGTCTCACTTGAAGAGATCCGCAATCATTTCGGCAATACGTGTGCCATGCTTGTTGACGGCTTGACGAAGCTGGAACGTATTCAGTTTCGCTCCAAGGAAGAACAGCAGAACGAGAACTACCGCAAAATGTTCATCGCCATGGCGCAGGACATCCGTGTCATCGTGATTAAATTGGCTGACCGTCTGCATAATATGCGGACACTCAAGTTTCAGTCGGAAGAAAGCCAGCGCCGGATCTCATATGAGACGCTGGAAATTTTCTGTCCGATTGCGAACCGTTTGGGTATCTCTGCGATCAAATGGGAAATGGAGGACATCGCCCTCCGCTATTTGAATCCGCAGCAGTACTATCGAATTGCAAACCTGATGCACAAAAAGCGTGCGGAACGTGAGCAATATATTGATACGGTTATGGATGGAATTACGAACAAACTCGATGAGATGGGAATTCAGGCAGACCTTTCGGGCCGCCCGAAACATATCTACAGCGTGTTCAAGAAAATGACCACCAAAAACAAGCAGTTTAACGAAATTTACGATCTGCTTGCCATTCGTATTATTGTGGATAATATCAAGGATTGTTATGCTACCCTGGGAATTATACACACGCTATGGAAACCGATGCCTGGACGCTTTAAGGACTACATTGCGATGCCAAAGGCGAATATGTATCAATCGCTGCATACAACGGTAGTCGGTCCCAATGGTGAACCAACAGAAGTACAGATTCGGACATGGGATATGCACCGGACTGCTGAATTTGGTATCGCTGCACACTGGGCCTACAAAGAAGGCGCTGCGAACGGAAATCATTTTGAAGATAAGATTACATTTTTCCGTGAAATTCTTGAACTTCAAAACGAAGCACAGGATGCTTCGGAATTCGTAGAATCACTCAAAATGGATTTCTTCTCGGATCTGGTATTTGTATTTACGCCAAAAGGAGAAGTTATCGAACTGCCGATCGGCTCTGTTCCTTTGGATTTTGCTTATCGAATCCATACGGAGGTTGGTAATCGGACCATTGGTGCCAAAGTGAACGGTCGAATTGTTCCGCTCGATTACCACCTGAAGACAGGCGATATCATCGAAATTTTGACGTCCAAACATTCTTACGGACCGAGCCAGGACTGGATAAAAATTGCGAAATCATCTCATGCACGAGCGAAGATCAAGCAATGGTTCAAGAAGGAACGCCGTGAAGAAAACGTTGAAAAAGGTCGGGATAGCTGTGAGCGCGAACTGAAACGCATGGGGCTTGATCCTTCTGCGTGGATGACCGATGACAAGTTGATGGAAGCTGCCAAAAAATATGCGTTTAACGATATTGATGACATGCTTGCAGCTGTTGGCTTCGGTGGGATTACTGCTGCACAGATTGTAACCAAAGCAACCGAAAAACTGCGTAAAGAGCAGGAAGAATCCAGTTTGCTGGAATTAAATTCCGAGATGCGCGAGCTGAAACCTGCACCTGAGCGTAGGAATCGACCAACCAACGGTATTCGTGTCAAAGGCATTGATAATCTGCTTGTCCGATTCGCACGATGCTGTAATCCTGTACCTGGTGATGACATTATCGGATACGTTACACGCGGACGCGGCGTTTCTGTACACCGTAGTGACTGTCCGAATATTCCGACAAGTGCAGACGGAGAAGAAGCAGCACGCGTGATTGAGGTCGAGTGGGAAGAGAATATTGAAGCGAGTTACAGTGTGGATATTGAGATTACAGGCCATGATCGGAATGGCTTGCTCAATGAGGTACTTCAGGCTGTATCCGAAAGTAAAACCAATATATCTGCCGTTACAGGACGGACAGATAAAAATAAATTAGCATTGGTGCACGTCACAATTCTGATTCGTAATACGGATCATCTGCAATCCGTTGTAGAACGGATTAAACGGGTGAAAGATGTCTATTCGGTGCATCGGATTATGCAGTAA
- the uraA gene encoding uracil permease: MQREIQVNQKMPLGSGSLLSLQHLFAMFGSTVLVPNLFGVDPSMILLMNGIGTLLYILMCKGKIPAYLGSSFAFIAPVTMVLKQHPENGYSMALGAFIITGLVFCLVALIIKFAGTGWINVVFPPAVMGAIVALIGLELVPVAAQMAGLINSNPVANPNWVPQAKPIILSMATLGITVIGAVTFRGFPKIIHILIGIVVGYILGYSMGLVDKAAIRTADFISLPTVTTPTFDWSVIFTILPVALVVIVEHIGHLLVTSSIVGKDLSKDPGLHRSLLGNGVSTILSGFVGSTPNTTYGENIGVMALTRVYSTYVIGGAAVIAIVLSFSGTFSALVANIPVPVMGGVSLLLFGVIAASGLRILVEQKVDFAKPTNLLLTTLVLVIGLSGTEVTFYGIHLKGMALATIVGILMSLLFKLFEVLGWLNDDSKKQPITEKTPH, from the coding sequence TTGCAACGCGAAATTCAGGTCAATCAAAAGATGCCACTTGGCTCAGGTTCACTGCTTAGCCTTCAGCATTTGTTCGCCATGTTTGGCAGCACGGTGCTTGTGCCGAACCTGTTTGGTGTCGATCCAAGCATGATCCTGCTGATGAACGGAATTGGGACACTGTTGTACATACTCATGTGTAAAGGTAAGATTCCAGCATATCTCGGATCAAGCTTTGCCTTTATTGCACCTGTCACAATGGTTTTAAAACAACATCCAGAGAATGGCTACTCCATGGCACTTGGAGCTTTTATCATAACAGGACTTGTTTTCTGTCTCGTGGCCCTCATTATTAAATTTGCGGGTACCGGATGGATCAACGTTGTATTCCCACCAGCGGTTATGGGTGCCATCGTTGCTCTGATCGGTCTGGAGCTTGTACCTGTTGCAGCGCAAATGGCCGGATTGATTAATTCTAATCCTGTAGCTAACCCCAACTGGGTTCCTCAGGCCAAACCCATTATTTTATCCATGGCCACGCTAGGTATCACTGTTATTGGAGCCGTAACGTTCCGTGGATTCCCCAAAATCATTCATATTCTTATCGGTATTGTAGTGGGTTATATACTTGGATATTCTATGGGTCTGGTTGATAAAGCGGCTATTAGAACTGCTGATTTTATCTCTCTTCCTACGGTAACAACGCCTACATTTGACTGGTCCGTTATTTTCACCATTTTACCTGTAGCACTAGTGGTTATCGTTGAACATATTGGACATTTGCTTGTAACGAGCAGCATCGTAGGCAAGGATCTGTCGAAAGACCCTGGGCTCCATCGTTCCCTGCTTGGTAACGGCGTATCCACCATTCTGTCCGGGTTTGTAGGATCAACTCCCAATACAACCTATGGCGAGAACATTGGTGTTATGGCCCTGACTCGCGTATACTCCACATATGTCATTGGTGGCGCAGCAGTCATTGCAATCGTACTCTCCTTCTCAGGAACATTCTCGGCGCTTGTAGCCAACATTCCTGTGCCAGTTATGGGTGGTGTATCCCTGCTCCTGTTCGGGGTTATTGCAGCATCCGGTCTGCGTATTCTGGTTGAACAGAAAGTCGATTTTGCCAAACCGACCAATCTACTGCTTACTACACTTGTATTGGTCATTGGACTGAGTGGTACAGAAGTTACCTTCTACGGCATTCATTTGAAAGGGATGGCACTGGCAACTATCGTCGGAATCCTGATGAGCTTGTTGTTCAAACTGTTTGAAGTGCTGGGTTGGTTGAATGATGATTCAAAAAAACAGCCTATCACTGAAAAGACGCCCCATTAA
- a CDS encoding adenine phosphoribosyltransferase translates to MDFKDYIRVIPDFPQPGISFKDITTLLKDGEMYRKAINELKVMVSDLKIDVIAGPEARGFVVGAPLAYALGVGFAPIRKSGKLPGETIEVGYDLEYGKDTLAMHTDAIEKGQNVLIADDLLATGGTIATSINLIEQLGGNVVGAAFLIELSDLNGRAKLPEKIDVFTLMNY, encoded by the coding sequence TTGGATTTTAAAGATTATATTCGTGTCATCCCTGACTTTCCACAACCGGGAATCAGCTTTAAGGACATTACAACATTGTTGAAAGATGGAGAAATGTACCGCAAGGCGATCAATGAACTGAAAGTGATGGTTTCTGATCTCAAAATTGACGTCATTGCTGGACCTGAAGCACGTGGTTTCGTTGTGGGCGCCCCTCTGGCATACGCTTTAGGTGTCGGTTTTGCTCCGATTCGTAAAAGTGGAAAACTGCCTGGAGAGACGATTGAAGTTGGTTATGATCTCGAGTATGGCAAGGATACACTCGCGATGCATACAGATGCGATTGAAAAAGGTCAAAATGTCCTGATCGCAGATGATCTGCTCGCAACGGGTGGAACGATTGCAACTTCCATCAACTTGATTGAACAATTGGGTGGGAACGTTGTCGGTGCTGCATTCCTGATCGAGCTGTCTGATCTGAATGGTCGTGCTAAATTGCCTGAGAAAATCGATGTATTCACATTGATGAACTACTAA
- the recJ gene encoding single-stranded-DNA-specific exonuclease RecJ yields MLYSQYRWNTPNIDLEAAAGLSQALSVSPLVGRLLVSRGVHNEKEAERFLYPDLNQMHDPYLLLGMNEAVPRIKLALEREEHILIYGDYDADGVSSTSLMIHLMRHLGASYDIYIPHRSNEGYGLHNHALDWAHQQGVSLIITVDTGISAVEQIAYAATLGIEVIVTDHHEPPEVLPEAYTLINPKLPGCPYPFKGLAGAGVALKLAQALIGEVPGEWMEIAAIGTVADLMPLEGENRVIVSYGIESMRGSRLPGVSALLEISGVDQSQVTSINIAFAMAPRINASGRLDHAGRAVSLLTTENLDEAHTLAGQLDLLNRERQQVVEGILQEATAQLEEKIQLRSGSVPDVIVLAGEGWNVGVVGIVASKLLDRYYRPTLILGIDSESGVCKGSARSIEGLDIYEALTVNKHNLDHYGGHPAAAGMTLHRDQLEELEAGLNEFAATVLTEEDFVPQRLADDECRISDVPLKVIQEIDRLQPFGMSNPSPRFVLRSVKVKETRTMGREKRHLKLVLEQDGQQLETVAFGKGALAEFLLPGTVIDVMGELSVNEWNGMRKPQLMLQDIHVPQVQVFDLRGNVEPLNAMKHFLSSLEVHLRYKSGSVGAIVRKETDVSEGNSLYEPCLWVYDRKVGLFPCNAAAQHYGQEQVRTLFVFDTPETPEQLDAMLALFSGAENIILLHGSGNRRDRLQMPSRELFKRIYMQVLKWKAEPVEEQEITPVLSRQCGCSPRMITMMLDVFEELSFITRDNGKIAFVDNPPKRELTASRHYQALENMAEIEQVMLDAATPQLTQWMISRMKGVS; encoded by the coding sequence TTGCTTTATTCGCAATACCGGTGGAATACACCGAATATCGATTTGGAGGCGGCTGCGGGACTCTCGCAGGCGCTTTCCGTTTCACCCCTTGTTGGACGTTTGCTTGTGAGTCGAGGAGTGCACAATGAGAAGGAGGCAGAACGTTTTTTGTATCCTGATCTGAATCAGATGCATGATCCCTATCTGCTACTCGGCATGAATGAAGCAGTGCCTCGAATCAAGCTGGCTTTGGAGCGGGAAGAACACATTTTAATCTACGGTGATTATGACGCTGATGGCGTATCCAGCACATCGCTGATGATCCATTTGATGCGTCACCTTGGTGCCTCGTACGATATATATATTCCTCATCGCTCGAATGAAGGGTATGGGTTACACAACCATGCGTTGGATTGGGCCCATCAACAAGGCGTTTCATTGATTATTACCGTGGATACCGGAATAAGTGCTGTTGAACAGATTGCTTATGCGGCAACACTAGGCATCGAAGTCATTGTGACAGACCACCACGAGCCGCCTGAAGTTTTGCCCGAAGCCTATACACTTATCAATCCAAAACTTCCGGGATGTCCATATCCTTTTAAAGGTTTGGCAGGAGCGGGAGTAGCCTTGAAGCTGGCTCAGGCATTGATCGGGGAAGTACCTGGTGAATGGATGGAGATAGCCGCTATCGGCACCGTTGCCGATCTGATGCCTTTGGAAGGGGAGAATCGGGTTATCGTCAGTTATGGAATTGAATCCATGCGCGGTTCACGTCTTCCCGGTGTAAGTGCATTGCTCGAAATCAGTGGTGTAGATCAGAGTCAGGTGACTTCGATTAATATTGCCTTTGCCATGGCACCGCGTATTAATGCCAGTGGACGTTTGGATCACGCCGGCAGAGCAGTGTCACTTCTCACCACCGAGAATCTGGATGAAGCTCATACGCTTGCCGGCCAGCTGGATCTATTGAATCGGGAGCGTCAGCAAGTCGTAGAGGGCATATTACAAGAAGCAACAGCACAGTTGGAAGAAAAGATACAGCTTCGTTCAGGATCCGTGCCAGATGTAATCGTGTTGGCTGGTGAGGGCTGGAATGTTGGCGTGGTTGGTATTGTGGCTTCCAAATTGCTGGACCGCTATTACCGACCTACACTTATTCTTGGGATCGATTCAGAGAGCGGTGTCTGTAAGGGCTCTGCGCGTTCCATTGAGGGCCTTGATATCTATGAGGCGCTCACAGTCAATAAACACAACCTGGACCATTACGGTGGACATCCTGCTGCAGCAGGTATGACCCTGCATCGGGATCAACTGGAAGAACTTGAGGCTGGCTTGAATGAGTTTGCTGCAACCGTGTTGACCGAAGAGGACTTTGTACCTCAGCGTCTTGCAGATGATGAATGCAGAATCAGTGATGTTCCGCTGAAAGTGATCCAGGAGATTGACAGATTGCAGCCTTTCGGGATGAGCAATCCTTCGCCACGGTTTGTATTGAGAAGTGTGAAAGTGAAGGAAACCAGAACGATGGGACGAGAGAAACGCCATCTGAAACTGGTTCTGGAGCAAGATGGTCAGCAACTGGAAACCGTCGCTTTTGGTAAGGGAGCGTTAGCAGAGTTCCTTCTCCCAGGCACCGTTATTGATGTGATGGGAGAATTGTCCGTTAATGAATGGAATGGGATGAGAAAACCTCAATTGATGCTTCAGGACATTCATGTTCCTCAGGTCCAAGTATTTGATTTGCGCGGTAATGTCGAGCCATTGAATGCGATGAAACATTTCTTGAGCTCACTTGAGGTGCATCTACGATACAAATCAGGTTCTGTGGGTGCCATTGTTCGTAAAGAAACAGACGTTTCCGAGGGAAATTCATTGTATGAACCTTGCCTTTGGGTATATGATAGAAAGGTCGGGTTATTTCCGTGTAATGCTGCTGCACAGCATTATGGACAGGAACAGGTCCGGACGTTATTTGTGTTTGATACGCCGGAAACCCCGGAACAACTTGATGCCATGCTGGCTTTGTTCAGTGGAGCTGAGAATATCATCCTTCTGCACGGATCAGGCAACCGCCGAGATCGCCTTCAGATGCCTTCCAGAGAACTCTTTAAGCGTATTTATATGCAGGTGTTGAAATGGAAAGCTGAACCCGTGGAGGAACAAGAGATTACTCCTGTGCTCAGTCGTCAGTGTGGATGTTCGCCGCGCATGATTACGATGATGTTGGATGTATTCGAAGAGTTGTCCTTCATTACCCGTGATAACGGCAAAATTGCGTTTGTGGATAATCCACCTAAGCGTGAACTAACCGCCTCACGTCACTATCAGGCGCTCGAAAACATGGCTGAGATAGAACAGGTGATGCTGGATGCAGCCACACCGCAACTGACACAATGGATGATATCCCGGATGAAGGGCGTATCTTAG
- a CDS encoding cation diffusion facilitator family transporter — protein sequence MTREHIPSAQAATWSGIAGNMGLAVIKAGVGYMANSKSLLADGLYSASEAGSALAGLFPSKSVRHKSKARRERFKEHSRVARPGISVLLSVLILMGGLQLAISALGSLSGSEPEAPGKSVLLVAVAALAVKEAIFQFQYRYFRKRNQSQALAYAQQHRRALYCSLTVLIGIIGSMAGEEMGLSMLLYLDPTAALIASCFVLHKGYRMIVDTVYGSLVQELEQEEASDFKETVQRVYGIITIEHLVAREQEHDVTIELVISVNPRISILEAQEIANRAKTLLLTRFSHVKEVQIQAIPYDPGYPYKSNHELPDHEATLIQ from the coding sequence ATGACCAGAGAACATATCCCATCAGCTCAGGCCGCCACATGGAGCGGTATTGCTGGTAATATGGGACTTGCGGTGATCAAAGCGGGAGTCGGTTATATGGCAAACAGCAAATCATTGCTCGCTGACGGCTTGTATTCTGCTTCTGAAGCTGGTTCTGCCCTGGCCGGTCTCTTTCCCTCCAAGTCTGTACGCCATAAGAGCAAGGCTCGCAGGGAACGGTTCAAAGAACATTCACGTGTTGCCAGGCCGGGAATTTCAGTATTGTTATCTGTTTTGATCCTTATGGGTGGATTGCAGCTTGCCATCTCTGCATTGGGTAGCCTCTCCGGGAGTGAACCGGAAGCACCTGGCAAGTCAGTACTTTTGGTGGCTGTTGCGGCTCTGGCTGTGAAGGAAGCAATCTTTCAATTTCAGTACAGATATTTCCGTAAACGAAATCAGTCTCAGGCGCTGGCCTATGCACAGCAACATCGCCGTGCGCTTTATTGCTCGCTCACCGTATTAATCGGCATTATCGGATCGATGGCTGGTGAGGAGATGGGTCTGAGCATGCTGCTCTACCTGGACCCCACGGCTGCATTGATTGCTTCCTGTTTTGTGCTTCACAAGGGTTACCGAATGATTGTGGACACGGTATATGGTTCACTTGTTCAGGAACTGGAGCAAGAAGAAGCATCCGATTTTAAAGAGACTGTACAGCGGGTGTATGGCATCATTACCATCGAACATTTGGTGGCACGTGAACAGGAACATGACGTTACGATTGAACTGGTCATTAGTGTGAATCCGAGGATCTCAATACTGGAAGCACAGGAGATTGCGAATCGGGCCAAGACACTATTGCTAACTCGGTTCAGTCATGTGAAAGAAGTACAGATTCAAGCGATACCTTATGATCCAGGTTATCCTTATAAATCCAATCATGAACTGCCCGATCACGAAGCGACATTAATTCAGTAG
- the secF gene encoding protein translocase subunit SecF yields the protein MRFNWNFDYIKGSKIAYIFSIILTITGIISILALGLNYAVDFRAGSNVDITVSKAITTEQINPIVNDLGVNEGDVQITTGADRVNVRFSNELDENQESKFKEEFTKLDPSASYEVNTVDPEMAKELERNAIYAVLIASIGIMIYVAIRFEWRFGLAAVIALFHDAFVVISVFSIFRLEVDLTFITAVLTIVGFSINDTIVIFDRIRENLRFAKKTTKADLREVVNRSLAQTMTRSLNTTFTVFAASICLFIFGGESIRMFSLAMVIGTLFGAYSSIYIAAPLWLMLKGKQVDKPKTVAKESN from the coding sequence GTGCGCTTTAATTGGAATTTTGATTATATTAAAGGCAGCAAGATTGCCTATATCTTCTCGATTATTCTGACGATTACGGGGATCATCAGCATTCTGGCTTTGGGTTTGAATTACGCGGTTGATTTCCGTGCTGGATCGAATGTGGATATCACCGTATCCAAAGCAATTACAACGGAGCAGATTAATCCGATTGTAAATGACCTTGGTGTTAATGAAGGTGATGTCCAGATTACGACTGGGGCGGACCGGGTTAACGTTCGTTTCTCGAATGAACTGGATGAAAATCAAGAAAGTAAGTTCAAAGAAGAATTCACCAAACTGGATCCATCAGCTTCCTATGAAGTAAATACCGTTGATCCGGAGATGGCCAAAGAATTGGAACGCAACGCGATTTACGCGGTACTCATTGCGAGTATCGGGATCATGATCTACGTTGCGATCCGATTCGAGTGGCGCTTTGGTTTGGCTGCGGTTATCGCACTCTTCCATGACGCATTTGTCGTAATAAGTGTGTTCTCCATCTTCCGATTGGAAGTGGATCTGACCTTTATTACCGCAGTATTGACCATTGTCGGCTTCTCGATTAACGATACCATCGTTATCTTTGACCGGATTCGTGAGAATCTGCGTTTTGCCAAAAAGACAACCAAAGCCGACTTGCGTGAGGTAGTCAATCGCAGTTTGGCTCAAACGATGACACGTTCCTTGAATACAACGTTCACCGTGTTTGCAGCTTCAATCTGTTTGTTCATATTCGGTGGAGAATCCATTCGCATGTTCTCGCTTGCGATGGTTATCGGAACACTGTTCGGCGCATATTCTTCAATCTATATCGCTGCTCCACTATGGCTGATGCTCAAAGGTAAACAAGTAGATAAGCCAAAAACAGTAGCTAAAGAATCTAACTAA
- the secD gene encoding protein translocase subunit SecD, translating into MKRIISFILVVLVTTGVMVGTSPELLKNIRLGLDLKGGYEILYEAEPLDEGQQVTKASLVQTAKSLESRANALGTSEPEVTTEGSNRIRLKLAGVTDEAEVRAKMKEPAVLTFRSKAENDKEGEYTKIELRGNEFVENAAKVVFTQLNEPMIDIQVKDKAKFSEITKRLIGQPLAIYLDDELLSAPTVRQQLTDGSAQISGAYTRDEANQLRDTINLGALPLKLTEKYSQSVGATLGKLSLDQTIKAGLIGSVIILVFMIGLYRIPGIIASFALITHTWLVLAIFYMGEFVLTLPGIAAFILGIGMAVDANIITYERIKEEMRSGKSILSSVKAGSKHSFRTIIDSNITTIIAAAVMFFLGTGAVKGFALVLIFDIVTSIITNIFFSRFLLTLLVRGNVLKKPKYFGVKESEIRAL; encoded by the coding sequence ATGAAAAGAATTATCAGTTTCATTCTGGTCGTGCTTGTCACCACAGGGGTAATGGTGGGAACAAGCCCGGAGCTGCTCAAAAATATACGCTTGGGCCTTGATTTAAAGGGAGGCTACGAGATCTTATATGAAGCAGAGCCGCTCGATGAGGGACAACAAGTCACCAAAGCATCACTGGTGCAAACGGCCAAGAGTCTTGAAAGCCGCGCCAATGCGCTCGGAACAAGCGAACCGGAGGTAACCACTGAAGGAAGCAACCGGATTCGATTGAAGTTGGCAGGGGTTACGGACGAGGCTGAAGTTAGAGCCAAAATGAAAGAACCAGCAGTTTTGACCTTCCGTAGTAAAGCTGAGAATGACAAGGAAGGCGAATACACCAAAATCGAACTTCGCGGAAATGAATTTGTTGAGAATGCAGCCAAAGTTGTATTCACTCAATTGAATGAGCCGATGATTGACATTCAAGTGAAAGACAAAGCCAAATTTTCCGAGATTACCAAACGTTTGATTGGACAACCTCTCGCTATTTATTTGGACGATGAGTTGCTCTCTGCTCCAACCGTTAGACAACAGTTGACAGATGGTTCCGCTCAGATTTCGGGTGCCTACACCCGTGACGAAGCAAACCAGCTTCGTGACACCATTAACCTGGGTGCATTGCCACTGAAACTTACAGAGAAGTATTCACAAAGTGTTGGTGCAACACTCGGTAAGCTTTCTCTGGATCAGACCATTAAAGCGGGATTAATTGGTTCCGTTATTATTCTGGTGTTCATGATTGGGCTTTATCGCATTCCTGGTATTATTGCGAGTTTTGCCTTGATCACACATACGTGGCTGGTACTTGCGATCTTCTATATGGGAGAATTCGTACTTACCCTTCCAGGTATTGCGGCGTTCATCCTAGGTATAGGTATGGCGGTCGATGCCAATATCATTACCTACGAACGGATTAAAGAAGAAATGCGCAGTGGTAAGTCGATCTTGTCTTCCGTTAAAGCGGGAAGCAAGCATTCCTTCCGGACAATCATCGACTCCAACATCACAACCATTATTGCTGCGGCTGTTATGTTCTTCTTGGGTACAGGTGCGGTTAAAGGGTTTGCACTCGTGCTGATTTTTGATATTGTCACCAGTATTATCACGAATATTTTCTTCTCCCGCTTCCTGTTGACCCTGCTTGTACGGGGTAACGTGTTGAAGAAGCCTAAGTACTTCGGAGTGAAGGAGAGTGAAATTCGTGCGCTTTAA
- a CDS encoding post-transcriptional regulator: MNDVELEQSIEMLCRSKAEELRLVGYEYVTSKDVWNCVSHKYEKQGIPPLHQLVNDILSLKATSFMNFMTVSAYRGSSF; encoded by the coding sequence ATGAATGATGTGGAGTTGGAACAGTCAATAGAGATGCTCTGCCGTAGCAAGGCGGAGGAATTAAGGCTTGTCGGTTACGAATATGTCACCAGCAAAGATGTCTGGAATTGCGTCAGTCATAAATATGAAAAACAGGGCATTCCACCGCTTCACCAGCTGGTGAACGACATTTTGTCACTGAAAGCAACAAGCTTTATGAACTTTATGACCGTGTCTGCATACCGGGGGTCCTCTTTCTAG